DNA from Neoarius graeffei isolate fNeoGra1 chromosome 17, fNeoGra1.pri, whole genome shotgun sequence:
cagttaggtgcagctcacttttattcgacactggatttgatgaagggatattggcagatccccttgactcctctatcccgagagaaaacggcttttttcacactgtttggattacaaCAGTTTGTCACGCTTCCAGTTTGGGGCTCCcactatgttccagtggctcatggaaaaGATCCTCCACCCTCACACCACCTATATGGCAGCctacttagatgacataatcatataCATgagtgactggccgcagcacatagaacaccttagggccatcctagagttgctgaggcagggatgtctcacagccaacctgaaaaagtgtacagttgggcaggtggaagtatggtgtcTGGGTTTCCAATTGGGTCATGAGCAGGTtcttccccaaattgataagacagcAGTAATTGCAGCCTTCCCAaagcctaagaccaaaaagggggtgaaacagctcctgaggctggctggctactattgtagggtcATACTtagttattcagatgtcaccagcctgctgactgatctcattaaaaagggagcaccagatccagtccagtggatggagccatgccaacaggctttcaccagggtaaaggctgcactgtgtgggggggccactcttacactcccctgacttctctctcccctttattttgcagacagatgcatcagacagagggctggaggccattttgtcccagaaggtggaggacaAGGAACGCCCTGTACTGTACATCAGCCCGCAAGCTCTCGATGTAtgagagcaagtacagcaccatcaagaaagaATGCTTGACCattaagtgggtggtcctcaccctctggtactacctgctggggcgccgttTCACCTTATGTTcagaccatgtgcccctccagtggctccaccgcatgaaagatgccaatgtgtggatcacccattggtatctagccctccagccatttaaattcgaggtggtccacgggtcgggggtgcagatggtagtggtggacttcctgtcccatcgtgaGGGGGTAGTCTGCTGCAGAccggacagctccctggcctgagttgggcggtgggggtatgtggcagcggggtaatggtctagcatcagtttgtgaatggagggcagggacagtgaaggtgaatggcaaagtcaatgcacctgtggttaattaatgttgtgtgtctgtgttgttgcagtgacagaaaATAGGAAAGGAGGGAGAGACCAGAGAGAGGGGGCTCTCCGGACCAGAACGTGTGTGAGTGTATTGcatttgtgaatgtgtgtgagtgagtaaagctgaaaagcaagaaaaataaagtgtgtgtgtgaacatcaactcccgcctgccgtgcttctgtactccacccacatcagggacttgttaAAATAAGATATTCCTTTATTGATCCCCATGACTAGAAATTCAGATATTACAGCAGTTCAATTACAGAGTAAAATTAGATAAATGCagatgaagtttaaaaaaaagtaaaatagaaTAGAACAAAATGAGGACAATTGCTCACAAAAGACAGCAACAAACAACAATAATTGGTAGTGGAGTAGAACAGAAAAATTACACAATTAAGTGAGGTAGCAGTAAGtattctgaaaaatatgtggtggAGCTGTAAACAACTGATTGAATGAAATGAATAATGCTTTTAAACATCACACTAACAAATCATTGTCTGTGATGACTGAGAGATCTTTTTACGAAACAAGACAGTAATATTCTGTCGAATTGCTTTTGTTTTCAATCCATATATTAGAGGATTAAGAAAAGGAGGAAATATCATTGCAGCCACACCAAATGTCCTTCTTAAATACTGGGATACATTTTCAAACCTATGTGAAATTATGGCAATCAGTGAACTGAGCTCCATACATAAGAAAACAACAAGGTGTGTACCACAGGTCTGAATTGCTTTGCTTTTAGCATCAGATTGTCGTTTTGAGACACAGGTGATTAAGATTTGGATGTATGTGAAAAACATTACAAATAGTGTCACACATTGATACAAAACTGTAATAGACAGCCCATAGTAATTAGTCAACTTTATGTCCCCACAAATTAGCTTCATCAAACTTGGATTATTACAGAAAATGTCAACTATTTTTGTGCTACAAACCTCTTGATGGTAGGTCAGAGCAATTAGTAAACAAACCACGGTTAAATCTGTGGTCCACACTGTCGTTATTATCTTCAGCAAGTTATTTGGGGACATCATGGTATTGTATTTCAGTGGGTAGCAAATTGCAATATATCTGTCATAAGCCGTAACAGTTAGAATAAGAAGTGATCCAGCCCCATACAAATGTACGAAGAAGGCTTGCACATAACATGCAGTATAAGTGATTGATCTATTCTGTGAAAGCATACTAGAGATCATCTGAGGAAAAAAGGCAGAGGCACCTAAAATGTCATTGATTGGCATGTTAAACAACAGTATGTACATAGGTTTATGAAGTTTTTGGTTCAGAGCAATTGTTAGCATTAATGTAATattgaaaaacaaaatagcacAATAGGTAAAGGCTCCAAACATGAACAATGGTAAAATATTAGATGGTGATATGTCCAGCGGTTCCAAAGTGAGTAGCCTTGGATACATAGATGTATTAGAGTTCATTATCATTCTCTTTACTGAATGGACCTGAAATAGACAGAAAACAAATTTAAAAAGTTTAGACTGATTTCCTAAAATATGCAGAAATACAgtataataaatgaatgaatgaatgaatgaatgaatacaagCAATTTGGTTACCCAAGATCTCTGATCATACTATTTAGCAATATGTTGTAAAATTGAAGCGTATGATAGGAACCTCTCAGATGCCCATCATTTTTGAAGAGGGAAAGTCTTAACAATttacttcagtttgaccttttatACATTCTGAATTCATTGCAAGTCCTTTTTAATGCAGAAATGCTCTGTTGCATGGACATTTGCCTTGGGACAACTGCTGGGTAATCCAATGAGTTGGAACAATAATCAGTCTAATGGGATTAAAGTACATGGTAACACTCTAATCCCTTCAGACCCTGCCTCCCTGAATATTCAATGattctgaggtttttttctttttctaaaaTGTAATTGTTCATAGAATTCCCATCCATTCATGATTTATAATGCTTATCGTCAGggatgtgggggaaactggagccaatctgACTTTGGGCAGTCTCATTCAAAGAAATTTTAAACTGTAAATCCTAACAGCacatcttaaataaataaataaataaaccttacCAAACATTTGAGGTTACTTAAGCTGATGAAATAAAACTTACTCAAACAGGAATTTGAGGTAAAGTTAATTAATTCAAATGTATTTGTAGAACttcgagtgggtgggtggagcacagaagtatgacaggccagaactgagtttccaaaactctttatttttgcactttccaGTGTCttacaatctcccagccacacagacacgcacacacacataagtcgtctggttggggagagagctcccttcctctgctctttctctccttttatagtgtgtggtcactgggaagacacacaaacacaggttaactgacatcaggtgcagtgattctgccacttaccttccctgactctgcccactgttcacagaccgatgcttgaccatgcccccactgccacatacccccaccgcccgactcagactgggcagctgtctggcctgcagccaactcctcccccccttgacgggagaggaagtccgccacgaccaactgcgcccccggcctgtggaccaccttgaagttaaagggctggagtgccagataccaacgggtgatccacgcgttggcatccttcatgcggtggagccactggaggggcgcgtggtctgaacagagggtgaaagggcatcccagcaggtagtaacagagggcgaggaccacccacttgatggctaggcactccttctctatcatgCCGTAGTgtccctcacacaccgacagcttcaggctgatgtacagcactgggcaatcctcctcctccacctcctgggacaaaacagcccccagccctctgtccgatgcatccgtctgcaacataaagcggacagaaaagtcaggggagtgtaacagtggccccccacacagtgcagccttcacctcaaagaaagcccgctggcattgctccgtccagtggaccggatctggtgccccctttttagtgagatctgtcagcgggctggtgacgtccgaataattaggtataaacctacgatagtagccagccagccccaggaactgtctcaccccctttttggtcttgggccttgggcaggccgcaatcactgctgtcttattaatttggggacgcacctgtccattgcccaagtggaagcccagataccatacttccacctgcccaattgcacactttttcaggttggcagtgagacccgctcacctcagcgacccaaggatggccctgAAGTGTTGCAGATgccatggccagtcattactatagattataatatcatctaagtatgcggccacataccgtaggtggcatggggcggaggaccctgtccataagccgctggaatgtagcgggtgcctcaaacagcccaaaaggaagtgtgacaaattggtgtaagccaaacggtgtggaaaaggcagttttttcttgggataatggagtcaaggggatctgccaataaccctttgtcaaatccagtgtcgaataaaagcgagccgtgcctagtcgaaccagcaactcgtcaatatgaggcattgggtacacatcgaatttagacaccgcattaaattttctatagtccacacagaaccggaccgacctgtcggccttgggaaccaagaccactgggctgctccagtcactgtggggctccttgacaatgcccatgtcgagcatggcctcgagttcttcccgaaccacctttttcttgtgtttgggcagcctgtaagggcggctgcgcactaccacccccgggggcgtctcaatgtggtgttctatgaggcgggtgaggccgggcaggggcaagaacacgtctgaaaattcggtctgcaactgggcaacctccatgagttgggtcagggagaggtggtctccacaggggaccggagaggtaagcgatgtcaatgttcccttttgaacctccggccccagctccga
Protein-coding regions in this window:
- the LOC132901173 gene encoding olfactory receptor 52Z1P-like, which encodes MIMNSNTSMYPRLLTLEPLDISPSNILPLFMFGAFTYCAILFFNITLMLTIALNQKLHKPMYILLFNMPINDILGASAFFPQMISSMLSQNRSITYTACYVQAFFVHLYGAGSLLILTVTAYDRYIAICYPLKYNTMMSPNNLLKIITTVWTTDLTVVCLLIALTYHQEVCSTKIVDIFCNNPSLMKLICGDIKLTNYYGLSITVLYQCVTLFVMFFTYIQILITCVSKRQSDAKSKAIQTCGTHLVVFLCMELSSLIAIISHRFENVSQYLRRTFGVAAMIFPPFLNPLIYGLKTKAIRQNITVLFRKKISQSSQTMIC